The Chlorocebus sabaeus isolate Y175 chromosome 20, mChlSab1.0.hap1, whole genome shotgun sequence genomic sequence CATGAGTTGCATGATGAGCTCTGGAGACTTTTTAATCTTGTAGTATgagcatttattaatttatttattgagaacaaagtcttgctctgttgcccaggctggagtgcagtggtgcgatcttgactcactgaaacctccggctcctgggttcaagcaattctcctgcctcagcctcccaagtagctgggattacaggcaccgaccaccatgctggctaacttttttttttttttttgtatttttagtagagacagggtttcaccgtgttggctaggctggtctgaaactcctgacctcaggtgatccacctgccttggcctcccaaagtgctgggattacaggcatgagccactgcgtctgacGGTATGAGCATTTAGAGCTGTAAATTTCCCTTTGCATACTACTCATATGAATCTCACACATTTTAATGTCTCACAATTTCATAGTCATTCAGTGCCAAGTATCTTCTAATCTCCTTTATGACTTTTCGACCCAGGAATTATTCAGAAgtgtgtgttttttccttttttcgcACGTCGGCTGGTAAAATGACAATGTCATCATAGGTTTGAGGGAGGAACGTCTCACACATGAGCGTGAAAACCAGTCATCACGCTTATGAATTACAAAGGGATCCCGAGGTATGTTTTTAAAGAtccatacctgaggctgggcatggtggcttatgcctataatcccagcactttggaaggtcaaggtgggcggataacctgaggtggagagtttgagaccagcctggccaatatggtgaaaccccgtctctaccaaaaacacaaaaaattagccggtcatggtggcaggcgcctgtaatcccagctacttgggaggctgaggcaggaaaatcacttgaacctgggaggtggaggttgcagtgagccaagaccgctccactgcactccagcctgggcatgacagagtgagactctgtctcaaaaaaagaaaaacaaaacaaaaacgcaTACCTATGAACTttgttagtgattttttttttttttttttttttttttaagacagagtttcgctcttgttgcccaggctggagtgcaatggcacaatctcggctcaccacaacctccgcctcccaagttcaagccattctcctgcctcagcatcccgagtagctggaatcacaggcatgcaccaccctgcccggttaattttttgtaattttgtatggacgagatttctccatgttggtcaggctgatctcgaactcccgacttcaggtgatctgcccgcctcagcctccaaagggctgggattacaggcatgagccactgtgcccagcctagtaatttgtttttctttttttgagacagggtttcactctgttgcccaggctggagtgcagtgatgctcactgcagcctctgcctcctaggttcaagtgattctcctacctcagccacctcagtagctgggattacaagtgtgcaccaccaggcccggttaacttctgtatttttagtagagatggggtttactagagacaggctggtctcaaactcctggcctcgtgtgatctgcccaccttggcctctcaaagtgttgggattacaggcatgagccaccatgcccaaccagtaatttttaaaaattattattatttttattattttttgagacggaatcttgctctgtcacccaggctggagtgcaatggcacaatctcggctaactgcaacctctgcctcccgggttcaagtaattcttctcctgcctcagcctcctgagtagctgggattacaggtgcctgccactgtgcccagctgatttttgtatttttagtagagatggagtttcaccatgttggccaggctggtctctaactcttgacctcaagtgatccatccgccttggcctcccaaagtgctgggattacaggcgtgagctaccgcgcccggccttaattcttaatttcttcttttttttttttttttaatgagatggagtctcgctccgtggcccaggctggtgtgcagtggcgtgatctcggctcactgcaagctccgcctcccgtgttcacgccatcctcctgcctcagcctcctgagtagctgggactacaggcacccgccaccacgcccagctaaatttttttttgtatttttagtggagacgaggtttcactgtgttagccaggatggtctctatctcctgaccttgtgatccacccgcctcgtgatccactcgccttggcctcccaaagtgctgggattacaggcgtgtgccaccgcacccagacttttaattcttaatttctaAATAAGTTTTATGTAGtcagaatataattttatacaaCAGATcactttatattaatttatatttataattatatttaaattatatatgttaatttatatttaaattacatatataaattataggccgggtttggtggctcacacctgtgatcctagcactttaggaggcggaggcgggtggatcacctgaggtcaggagtttgagaccagcctggccaacatggtgaaaccccatctctactaaaaatacgaaaaaaaaaaaaaaaaaagccaggcctgatggtgggcacctgtaatcccagctactcaggaggctgaagcaggagaatcgcttgaactctggagggagaggttgcagtgagccaagattgagccattgcactccagcctgggtgacaagagtaaaactccatctcaaaaaaaataaaaactaaaaataatgaattttacaTATTAGAAGGTGATAGTGGTATGGCAAAAACAAAGAATAGGTCAGTGTAGAGAACCAAAAGAGCTGGAggttgggctgggtgtggtggctcatacctgtaatcccagcactttgggaggccaaggcgggcagatcacgaggtcaggagatcgagaccaacctggctaacacggtgaaaccccgtctctactaaaaatacaaaaaattagccaggcatggtggtatgcgcctgtagtcccagctactggggaggctgaggcaggagaaaagcttcaacccgggaggcggaggttgcagtgagtcgagattatgccactgcactccagcctaggtgacagagtaaaactctgtctcaaaaaaagagttgGAGGTTGGGATGAGTTAGGGTATTACATGGGGTAGTCAGGGTAGGTGTCATTGATGAAGTAAGATCTGAGCAAAGACTTAAAGAAAGTGAGAGCAAGCCAAGTAAATGTTGAGGGAAAGGTGATCGAGGAAGAGCGAACAGTCAGTGCAAAGGACTGCGGCTGAAGAGAAGACTGATTAAGAAGCCAATGTGGCTAAAGCTGAGTCACCAAGGGAATCATAGTAGAAGGGACCATAACACTAAGGACTTCGGCTTTTACATAGTGGACTAGGGAGCTATGCAGGTTTGGGACAGATGAATGACaagatctgtatttttaaaagatcaccctGACTGCTGTGTTGAAACTAGATTAGAAATGGGCCTGGTTAAAAGCAGGGGACCCAGTTAGGAAGCTATTGCAATAAACCAGATAAGAGATgatgcctggttttttttttttttaagcctaaaATTAATCAACGTCTTTACCCACTTCCTAGacaaagctttaactctgttcaTCTCTTTCTCGTCTTGCATAGTTGTCATTcacaattttatttctactttgtttttgtttttgtttgaaacaaagtctcattccgtcacccacgctggagtgcggtggcacaatcgtagatcactgcaccctcaaccacttgggctcaaacaatcctttgtcctcagcctcccaggtaactgggaatacaggcatatgtcaccatgcctgactaaatttttatttcttgtagagatgggtttcaccatgctgcttaggctggtcttgaactcctgggctcaagtaaccctcctgccttggactcccaaagtgccaggatttcaggcatgagccatgtgcCCAGTCtccacttttgttttgtttgttttgttttgttttttgagacagagtctcattctgtcacccaggctagagtgcagtggcatgatctcagctcactgcaacctctgcctcccaggttcaagcgattctcctgccttagtcttctgagtagctgggactacaggtgcatgccaccacaactggctaatttttgtgtttttagtagagatgggtttcaccatgttggccaggctggcctcgaacccctgacctcaagtgatccgcccacctcagcctcccaaagtgctgggattacaggtgtaaattactcactattatcattattgttttataaaggcatttgcttttctttactCATATATTTGTCAACCTACTTACTCACtattctttcttgcctttcttttcttccctttgggTTGAATATCCTTCTAAAATGCACATTCTTTAGATGTTCCTTCAGTGAAGGTCTGTTAGTGAAcaattttcattgaattttttagACCTCATTCTTGAATGATAGTTTAGCCAGGTATAAAATTCTAGACTGAcagttttttctttactttttggcTTCTATTGTTGCTACTCAGAAATCTGctcttaaaattaattatagttCTCTTACAGgtaatttgtcttttcattcttattgccttatatttttctttgtctttggtatTCTGATATGTATGCTATATGATATACATGAATAtggaatgtgtttttaaaaattctacttggggctgggcgtggtggctcatgcctatagtcccagcactttgggaggccaaggtgggcatatcacttgaggccaggagttcaagcccagcctggccaacatggcaaaatcccttttctactaaaaatacaaaaattagctgggcatggtggtgcatacctgtagtccgagctatgtcaggaagctgaggctggagaatctcttgaacctgggaactctgtttcaaaaaaaaaaaaaaaaaaattctgcttggTGTTCCCTGTGATTTCCAAATCTGAATAGTCTTATTTTTCATGGATcctgaataattctttttttgttgttgaggcAGGGGctcatcctgttgcccaggctatagtgaaatggcacgatcatggctcactgaagccttgacctccctgggcacaagtgatcctcccacctcagcctcccaagtagctgagacaataggcatgcaccaccatgctcagctaatttttgtatttttttgtagagatggggttttttcatgttgccccggctggatgGATAATTCTTTACTACCACCTCTTTTACTATTGCCCACCACCAATTTTCTCTGTTTATCCACTCTAACACTCCACTGAGATATAAACATTTTTACTCAATCCTTCAtgtctcttctcttccttattttccATCACTTCATCTCCTTGTTCTGCATTGTGAGAAATTTCTTCAGATCTacattctcttttttgagacagagtttcactcttatcacccaggttgccgtgcagtggtgcgatctcagctcgctgcaacctttgcctcctgggttcaagcgattctcctgcctcagcctcctgagtagatggcattacaggtgtccaccaccatgctcagctaatttttgtatttttagtagagacagggtttcaccatgttagccagcctagtctcgaactcctgacctcaggtgatccacccacctaaagtgctgggattacaggcgtgagccaacatgcccagccccAGATCTGCTTTCTAAATCAATGCTTTTCAGTTGTTCTGTTTTGCTCTTTAACTCATCCCTtaaggatttcttttttcaatgattttatttttcacttccagAAATTCTACTTGAATCTTTTTCAGATCTACCCAGAAACAATCTCTCAATCTGTAGTCATgtttttaattcttgtttttatatCAGACATATTTTTATAAGGTATACCCAAGAATTATACGAAGTTCTTGAAAGTGTAATTCTACTGTCTGACATTTCTGCTGACTCTTGCTCATGTTTCCTTGCGCATTTTGTACTGTGAACTCAAATTTCACGGGCCTTTGTATGTGGTACTCCTGTACAACCTGTTTATAAAGTGAATCCCTCCAAATAAATGTTTAGTTTGCTTTCTAATAATGTCTAATAATAAACCATACAATATTTAGGTTCCTGAGggttttttcttcaatatttagGACATATACTAAAAAGTTACTTCTTATTGacattcaaattttattattattattatcattattattattatcattattattattattattatttgagacagagtctcgctctgttacccaggttggagtgcaatggcacaatcttgacttactgcaacctttgcctcctgggttcaagcaattctcctgtcttagcctcccaagtagctgagactacaggcacctgccatcacgcccagctaattttttgtatttttagtaaagatgggggtttcaccatgttaaccaggatgttctcaatctcctgacctcatgatccacccacgtcggcctccccaagtgttgggattacaagcgtgagtcaccgtgcccggtcaacattcaaatttaactggactCCTACATTTTATCTAGTAGAAaatgttttggccaggcacagtggctcacacctgtaattccagcacttaggaggctgaggtgggtggatcacctcagatcaggagtttgagaccagcctggtcaatatggcgaaacccggtctctactaaaaatacaaaaattagccgggtgtgatgggcACTTGTAgttctaactacttgggaggctaaggcagaagaatcgcttgtacctgggaggcagaggttgtagtgagcagagatcacaccactgcactccagcctgggtgacagagcaagacttcatctcaaaaataaataaataaataaaaaatttttaaaaaattgtttaatctTCTGTAGTTTCTCTTCGCATCACTTGATGTGAAGCCAAATTCATATCTCCTATCCCCAAATGGTTGCTAAAACTTCAGTACTTTACTtgccaaaattggcaaattagcaaaacaaaacaaaatgtaaaacaaacaaaaaaagcctcaACCTTATCACTCTAGAttccatttcttcttggttttgatTTCCTCTTGCTTTTGACCTTTTGGGATTTCCCTTGCTTCAGAAGGAAGTCTTAGGATTAGTCTTTTGGAAAATGGAAGGCCAAAAATCTTACAGGTCACTTCTGCTTGTTGCATTCCCACATACCTCCCCTGAGGCCACCAGGACAGATTTGGCTGCCTGCTTGGTTGGAGAAAGGGCAAAATACagggaaacaaaatagaaactgattttccaacatagaatccATCCACACAGGTAGCAGTCTTGGCTACAGTCAGTTATCAGGTGAGGTCATTCTTGTGCTTActgaaaaagattattttcttcttctcattgTACTGCAGCAAAGCCTTCTAGACAAGCTCAGTGGAATCTGAAGGGCCCATCCCATGGAGGaatgctgggtgacagagatagcCAATGGCTCCAAGAATGGCTTGGATTTCAACCCTATGAAGGATTACATGATCCTGAGTGGTCCCCAGAAAATAGCTGTTGCCGTGTTGTGCACTCTTCTGGGCCTGCTAAGTGCCCTGGAGAACGTGACTGTACTCTGTCTGATCCTGTCCTCCCACCGGCTCCGCCAGAAGCCCTCATACCTGTTCATTGGCAGCTTGGCTGGAGCCGACTTCCTGGCCAGTGTGGTCTTTGCATGCAGCTTTGTGAATTTTCATGTTTTCCATGGTATGGATTCCAAGGCTGTCTTCCTGCTGAAGATTGGCAGCGTGACCATGACCTTCACAGCCTCTGTGGGTAGCCTGCTGCTGACCGCCATTGACCGATACCTCTGCCTGCGCTACCCACCCTCCTACAAAGCTCTGCTCACCCGCGGGAGGGCACTGGTGACCCTGGGCATCATGTGGGTCCTCTCAGCACTGGTCTCCTACCTGCCGCTCATGGGATGGACTTGCTGTCCCAGGCCCTGCTCGGAGCTTTTCCCACTGATCCCCAATGACTACCTGCTGGGCTGGCTCCTGTTCATCGCCTTCCTCTTTTCCGGAATCATCTACACCTATGGGCATGTTCTCTGGAAAGCCCATCAGCATGTAGCCAGTTTGTCTGGGCACCAGGACAGGCAGATGCCAGGAATGGCCCGAATGAGGCTGGACGTGAGGTTGGCCAAGACCCTGGGGCTGGTGCTGGCTGTGCTCCTCATCTGTTGGTTCCCAGTGCTGGCCCTCATGGTCCACAGCCTGGCCACTACGCTCAGCGACCAGGTCAAGAAGGCCTTTGCCTTCTGCTCCATGCTGTGCCTCGTCAACTCCATGGTCAACCCTGTCATCTACGCTCTGCGGAGTGGGGAGATCCGCTCCTCTGCCCATCACTGCCTGGCTCGCTGGAGGAAGTGTGTGAGGGGCCTTGGGTCAGAGGCAAAAGAAGAAGCCCCGAGGTCCTCAGTCACCGAGACAGAGGCTGATGGGAAAATCACTCCGTGGCCAGATTCCAGAGATCTAGACCACTCCAGTTGCTGATGAGGCCTCTTCCCAATTTAAACAACTCAAGTCAGAAATCAATTCACTccctggaggagagagaggggtcTTGGCACTCTCTTCTTACTTGAACCAGCCCCAGACACCTAGACACGGACCCGTTTTTGCTGATGAGTATTGGAACTGACTCCTGGAAGGCAGCCTGGCCTTGCCCACCTGCACACAGTCTGTTGGATAGGTAGGGCCCACGAGGAGTAGCCAGGTGGGCGAGATGCGAAGGGCCTGGGACAGGCTCAGTACAAGTCAAGTCAGGCTTTGTGCCTGCATCCTCCAGAGACCACAGGAGCCAGAGGGAGCCTCCAGGCCCAGCAAAGAGGGACTTGGGAGAAATCTGAGAAGAATGGGTTGTTCTCTTGGGAAGTCAGGGTATCAGATGGGATGGACATCCAGGTCTTCTCCCTGCCTAATTGTCAAGGCCTCCTTGGCTCTGGAGCTATGAAAGGCCCCAACTTTCAGGTCACCCTTGCCACTGAGGACCGAGAACTATGCTATGATAAGGATTAAGAGTGTTGACTTGCCTCTTTCAAAGATAAATGACAAGCCTTCAGTTTGGGGCATCCTGCTGTTTGGGCGAGGACCCTCTCTGATATTCTAATAATCCCCACCTGTAACCTCAGGTCCCTGGAAATACAGAGGAGGCTGGGATCGCTTGAGACACAAAAATCTTCAGAGAATTTTCTTGACCCTCTGAAGTCCTTCCAGCAGCAGTCCTGGTGGTGCTGCTGGAAACAGGCAATGTCCTGGTCTAACCTAActctaaaaaaaaggaagatattcACAA encodes the following:
- the CNR2 gene encoding cannabinoid receptor 2, with amino-acid sequence MEECWVTEIANGSKNGLDFNPMKDYMILSGPQKIAVAVLCTLLGLLSALENVTVLCLILSSHRLRQKPSYLFIGSLAGADFLASVVFACSFVNFHVFHGMDSKAVFLLKIGSVTMTFTASVGSLLLTAIDRYLCLRYPPSYKALLTRGRALVTLGIMWVLSALVSYLPLMGWTCCPRPCSELFPLIPNDYLLGWLLFIAFLFSGIIYTYGHVLWKAHQHVASLSGHQDRQMPGMARMRLDVRLAKTLGLVLAVLLICWFPVLALMVHSLATTLSDQVKKAFAFCSMLCLVNSMVNPVIYALRSGEIRSSAHHCLARWRKCVRGLGSEAKEEAPRSSVTETEADGKITPWPDSRDLDHSSC